The following coding sequences lie in one Spea bombifrons isolate aSpeBom1 chromosome 5, aSpeBom1.2.pri, whole genome shotgun sequence genomic window:
- the EEF1D gene encoding elongation factor 1-delta isoform X2 — translation MAASSLSTEKVWLDKYKYDDAERQYYEQLSKRAAPEASSQQTDDGASTILRDIARARENIQKSLAGSAAAAPAGGDNGELLSRVANLEQENQNLHKVVKDLQLAISKLESRLTTLEKSASSAPAACKAAAPVQNVAPQTAPQKDEEEEEDDDIDLFGSDDDEEEDAEAARIREERLRQYAEKKSKKPGLIAKSSILLDVKPWDDETDMAKLEECVRSVQMDGLVWGSSKLVPVGYGIKKLQIQCVVEDDKVGTDVLEEEITKFEDYVQSVDIAAFNKI, via the exons ATGGCAGCTTCATCCCTGAGCACTGAAAAGGTCTGGCTGGACAAATACAAGTACGACGACGCCGAGCGACAGTATTACGAGCAGCTGAGCAAGAGAGCCGCGCCGGAAGCCTCCAGCCAGCAAACG GATGATGGAGCGAGCACAATCCTCAGAGACATTGCCAGAGCCAGGGAGAATATCCAGAAATCGCTGGCCGGA AGCGCGGCTGCGGCGCCGGCCGGCGGAGACAACGGCGAGCTCCTGTCTCGGGTCGCCAACCTGGAGCAAGAGAACCAGAACCTCCATAAAG TTGTGAAAGATCTGCAGCTCGCCATCTCCAAGCTGGAAAGCCGACTGACGACGCTGGAGAAATCCGCTTCCTCGGCCCCCGCTGCCTGCAAG GCCGCAGCCCCCGTACAAAACGTTGCCCCACAAACCGCTCCTCAAAAAgacgaggaggaagaagaggacgACGATATCGACCTGTTTGGCAGTGACGACGACGAGGAAGAAGACGCGGAAGCGGCGCGGATCCGGGAGGAGAGGCTGCGTCAGTATGCGGAGAAGAAGTCTAAGAAGCCCGGCCTCATCGCCAAGTCCTCCATCCTCCTGGACGTGAAGCCTTGGGATGACGAGACGGACATGGCGAAGCTGGAGGAGTGCGTGCGCTCCGTGCAGATGGACGGCCTGGTCTGGGGTTCCTCTAAGCTGGTGCCTGTCGGTTACGGCATCAAGAAGCTGCAGATCCAGTGCGTGGTGGAGGACGACAAGGTGGGAACGGACGTTCTGGAAGAGGAGATCACCAAGTTCGAGGACTAT GTGCAGAGTGTTGACATCGCTGCTTTCAATAAGATCTAA
- the NAPRT gene encoding nicotinate phosphoribosyltransferase, whose amino-acid sequence MALALLTDLYQFTMAYGYWRSGRHRDTAQFELFFREAPFRGGFALFFGLEESVRFLREFKFSQDDITYLESVLPSTVEKGFLEYLQTVDASEVTVSSLPEGSVVFAREPLMKVRGPLLVVQLLETTLLCLVNYASLVGTNAARFRLAASPDKKLVEMGLRRAQGRDGGLSASKYSYMGGFDCTSNVLAGKLFGVPVAGSVAHSFVSSFSCTDDMKCRTLRPANKQEAEVDFLSLSRSWLGKVCRTLKIPQEETNVGELSAFVSYAIAYPLNFLTVVDTYSVLMSGVPNFCAVALALHELGYHPIGVRLDSGDLASQSVKIRKIFQVCAKQFEIPDFENLSIVVSNNISEESLKHLTQNTNEINMVGVGTHLVTCTLQPSLGCVYKLVQVNDTPCMKMSEDEDKMTIPGSKIVYRLYDGAGQPLLDLMALEDEPPPEAEKEVKVYRLGKNTETERVASARVERLHHLVFKNGQLPNGQSLPSIHEIRSHAQRSLHALGQDHRKLENPKPYTVAMTEKLHCLLTSLRKTNFPG is encoded by the exons ATGGCGCTGGCTCTGCTCACCGATCTCTATCAGTTCACCATGGCATACGGGTACTGGAGGAGCGGGCGGCACCGGGACACGGCGCAGTTCGAGCTCTTCTTCCGGGAGGCTCCATTTCGCGGGGGCTTCGCGTTGTTTTTCGGACTGGAAGAGAGTGTGAGGTTCCTGCGAGAATTCAAGTTCTCTCAAGATG ATATTACATACCTGGAGTCCGTCCTTCCCAGCACGGTGGAGAAGGGCTTCCTGGAATATTTGCAGACGGTGGACGCTTCGGAAGTCACGGTGTCCTCTCTCCCGGAGGGTTCGGTGGTGTTTGCCAGG GAGCCATTGATGAAGGTCAGAGGTCCGCTGCTGGTGGTGCAGCTTCTAGAAACCACATTACTCTGCTTGGTGAATTACGCCAG TCTCGTTGGAACGAACGCCGCTCGCTTCCGCCTGGCGGCCAGTCCGGATAAGAAGCTGGTGGAGATGGGCCTGCGCCGGGCGCAAGGTCGTGACGGAGGTCTCTCGGCATCGAAATATTCCTACATGGGGG GGTTTGACTGCACCAGTAATGTTCTAGCTGGGAAGCTCTTTGGGGTCCCCGTGGCCGGCTCGGTTGCCCACTCCTTTGTGTCGTCCTTTTCCTGTACCGATGACATGAAATGTCGG ACTCTGAGACCCGCAAACAAACAGGAAGCTGAGGTGGACTTCCTGTCGCTCTCGCGGTCCTGGCTGGGGAAAGTCTGTCGGACCCTTAAGATTCCCCAGGAAGAAACCAACGTCGGCGAGCTGTCGGCCTTCGTCTCGTACGCCATCGCCTACCCTCTGAACTTCCTGACGGTGGTGGACACTTACAGCGTGTTGAT GAGCGGTGTGCCGAACTTCTGCGCCGTGGCGTTGGCGTTGCACGAGTTGGGCTACCATCCCATAGGAGTGCGGCTGGATAGCGGGGACCTCGCCAGCCAGTCTGTGAAAATCCGCAAAATATTCCAAGTCTGCGCCAAACA ATTTGAAATTCCTGACTTTGAAAATCTGTCCATCGTCGTCAGCAACAACATCAGCGAGGAGAGCCTGAAGCATCTGACCCAAAAC ACCAATGAGATTAACATGGTGGGTGTGGGGACGCACCTGGTTACCTGCACGCTCCAGCCGTCCCTGGGCTGTGTCTACAAG CTGGTCCAGGTGAACGACACCCCCTGCATGAAAATGAGTGAAGACGAAGACAAAATGACCATTCCCGGGAGCAAGATCGTCTACCGGCTCTATGACGGCGCAG GGCAGCCATTACTGGATCTGATGGCGCTAGAGGACGAGCCGCCTCCCGAGGCCGAGAAAGAAGTGAAAGTCTACAGATTgggcaaaaacacagaaacggAGCGTGTGGCGTCCGCCCGGGTCGAGCGCCTTCACCACCTCGTCTTTAAAAACGGGCAG CTGCCCAACGGCCAGTCTCTACCAAGTATCCATGAAATCCGGTCCCATGCGCAGAGGTCTCTGCACGCTCTCGGACAGGACCACCGCAAGCTGGAAAACCCCAAGCCCTACACG GTTGCGATGACCGAAAAACTCCATTGCCTGCTAACAAGCCTCCGAAAGACCAATTTCCCCGGGTGA
- the EEF1D gene encoding elongation factor 1-delta isoform X1, producing MAASSLSTEKVWLDKYKYDDAERQYYEQLSKRAAPEASSQQTDDGASTILRDIARARENIQKSLAGLRTVLHSPKDAPPSLPQSQSGPSTSAAAAPAGGDNGELLSRVANLEQENQNLHKVVKDLQLAISKLESRLTTLEKSASSAPAACKAAAPVQNVAPQTAPQKDEEEEEDDDIDLFGSDDDEEEDAEAARIREERLRQYAEKKSKKPGLIAKSSILLDVKPWDDETDMAKLEECVRSVQMDGLVWGSSKLVPVGYGIKKLQIQCVVEDDKVGTDVLEEEITKFEDYVQSVDIAAFNKI from the exons ATGGCAGCTTCATCCCTGAGCACTGAAAAGGTCTGGCTGGACAAATACAAGTACGACGACGCCGAGCGACAGTATTACGAGCAGCTGAGCAAGAGAGCCGCGCCGGAAGCCTCCAGCCAGCAAACG GATGATGGAGCGAGCACAATCCTCAGAGACATTGCCAGAGCCAGGGAGAATATCCAGAAATCGCTGGCCGGA CTCAGGACAGTCCTGCATAGTCCAAAAGATGCTCCGCCTTCCCTCCCCCAGAGCCAATCAGGGCCCAGTACT AGCGCGGCTGCGGCGCCGGCCGGCGGAGACAACGGCGAGCTCCTGTCTCGGGTCGCCAACCTGGAGCAAGAGAACCAGAACCTCCATAAAG TTGTGAAAGATCTGCAGCTCGCCATCTCCAAGCTGGAAAGCCGACTGACGACGCTGGAGAAATCCGCTTCCTCGGCCCCCGCTGCCTGCAAG GCCGCAGCCCCCGTACAAAACGTTGCCCCACAAACCGCTCCTCAAAAAgacgaggaggaagaagaggacgACGATATCGACCTGTTTGGCAGTGACGACGACGAGGAAGAAGACGCGGAAGCGGCGCGGATCCGGGAGGAGAGGCTGCGTCAGTATGCGGAGAAGAAGTCTAAGAAGCCCGGCCTCATCGCCAAGTCCTCCATCCTCCTGGACGTGAAGCCTTGGGATGACGAGACGGACATGGCGAAGCTGGAGGAGTGCGTGCGCTCCGTGCAGATGGACGGCCTGGTCTGGGGTTCCTCTAAGCTGGTGCCTGTCGGTTACGGCATCAAGAAGCTGCAGATCCAGTGCGTGGTGGAGGACGACAAGGTGGGAACGGACGTTCTGGAAGAGGAGATCACCAAGTTCGAGGACTAT GTGCAGAGTGTTGACATCGCTGCTTTCAATAAGATCTAA
- the EEF1D gene encoding elongation factor 1-delta isoform X4: MAASSLSTEKVWLDKYKYDDAERQYYEQLSKRAAPEASSQQTSAAAAPAGGDNGELLSRVANLEQENQNLHKVVKDLQLAISKLESRLTTLEKSASSAPAACKAAAPVQNVAPQTAPQKDEEEEEDDDIDLFGSDDDEEEDAEAARIREERLRQYAEKKSKKPGLIAKSSILLDVKPWDDETDMAKLEECVRSVQMDGLVWGSSKLVPVGYGIKKLQIQCVVEDDKVGTDVLEEEITKFEDYVQSVDIAAFNKI, from the exons ATGGCAGCTTCATCCCTGAGCACTGAAAAGGTCTGGCTGGACAAATACAAGTACGACGACGCCGAGCGACAGTATTACGAGCAGCTGAGCAAGAGAGCCGCGCCGGAAGCCTCCAGCCAGCAAACG AGCGCGGCTGCGGCGCCGGCCGGCGGAGACAACGGCGAGCTCCTGTCTCGGGTCGCCAACCTGGAGCAAGAGAACCAGAACCTCCATAAAG TTGTGAAAGATCTGCAGCTCGCCATCTCCAAGCTGGAAAGCCGACTGACGACGCTGGAGAAATCCGCTTCCTCGGCCCCCGCTGCCTGCAAG GCCGCAGCCCCCGTACAAAACGTTGCCCCACAAACCGCTCCTCAAAAAgacgaggaggaagaagaggacgACGATATCGACCTGTTTGGCAGTGACGACGACGAGGAAGAAGACGCGGAAGCGGCGCGGATCCGGGAGGAGAGGCTGCGTCAGTATGCGGAGAAGAAGTCTAAGAAGCCCGGCCTCATCGCCAAGTCCTCCATCCTCCTGGACGTGAAGCCTTGGGATGACGAGACGGACATGGCGAAGCTGGAGGAGTGCGTGCGCTCCGTGCAGATGGACGGCCTGGTCTGGGGTTCCTCTAAGCTGGTGCCTGTCGGTTACGGCATCAAGAAGCTGCAGATCCAGTGCGTGGTGGAGGACGACAAGGTGGGAACGGACGTTCTGGAAGAGGAGATCACCAAGTTCGAGGACTAT GTGCAGAGTGTTGACATCGCTGCTTTCAATAAGATCTAA
- the EEF1D gene encoding elongation factor 1-delta isoform X3 translates to MAASSLSTEKVWLDKYKYDDAERQYYEQLSKRAAPEASSQQTLRTVLHSPKDAPPSLPQSQSGPSTSAAAAPAGGDNGELLSRVANLEQENQNLHKVVKDLQLAISKLESRLTTLEKSASSAPAACKAAAPVQNVAPQTAPQKDEEEEEDDDIDLFGSDDDEEEDAEAARIREERLRQYAEKKSKKPGLIAKSSILLDVKPWDDETDMAKLEECVRSVQMDGLVWGSSKLVPVGYGIKKLQIQCVVEDDKVGTDVLEEEITKFEDYVQSVDIAAFNKI, encoded by the exons ATGGCAGCTTCATCCCTGAGCACTGAAAAGGTCTGGCTGGACAAATACAAGTACGACGACGCCGAGCGACAGTATTACGAGCAGCTGAGCAAGAGAGCCGCGCCGGAAGCCTCCAGCCAGCAAACG CTCAGGACAGTCCTGCATAGTCCAAAAGATGCTCCGCCTTCCCTCCCCCAGAGCCAATCAGGGCCCAGTACT AGCGCGGCTGCGGCGCCGGCCGGCGGAGACAACGGCGAGCTCCTGTCTCGGGTCGCCAACCTGGAGCAAGAGAACCAGAACCTCCATAAAG TTGTGAAAGATCTGCAGCTCGCCATCTCCAAGCTGGAAAGCCGACTGACGACGCTGGAGAAATCCGCTTCCTCGGCCCCCGCTGCCTGCAAG GCCGCAGCCCCCGTACAAAACGTTGCCCCACAAACCGCTCCTCAAAAAgacgaggaggaagaagaggacgACGATATCGACCTGTTTGGCAGTGACGACGACGAGGAAGAAGACGCGGAAGCGGCGCGGATCCGGGAGGAGAGGCTGCGTCAGTATGCGGAGAAGAAGTCTAAGAAGCCCGGCCTCATCGCCAAGTCCTCCATCCTCCTGGACGTGAAGCCTTGGGATGACGAGACGGACATGGCGAAGCTGGAGGAGTGCGTGCGCTCCGTGCAGATGGACGGCCTGGTCTGGGGTTCCTCTAAGCTGGTGCCTGTCGGTTACGGCATCAAGAAGCTGCAGATCCAGTGCGTGGTGGAGGACGACAAGGTGGGAACGGACGTTCTGGAAGAGGAGATCACCAAGTTCGAGGACTAT GTGCAGAGTGTTGACATCGCTGCTTTCAATAAGATCTAA